Proteins encoded by one window of Streptosporangiales bacterium:
- a CDS encoding CoA-binding protein yields MTTTSDDTDTLIRQLLTDTHTWAVVGLSTSRERAAYGVAAFLQSHGKRIVPVHPRAETVHGEQGYRSLAEIPFDVDVVDVFVNSGQAGGIADQAVHIGARAVWFQLGVVDHDAYRRVREAGLAMVMDHCPAIEWPRLGPST; encoded by the coding sequence GTGACGACGACGAGCGACGACACCGACACCCTTATCCGCCAGCTGCTCACCGACACCCACACCTGGGCGGTCGTCGGGCTGTCCACGTCGCGCGAGCGTGCGGCGTACGGCGTCGCGGCGTTCCTGCAGAGCCACGGCAAGCGGATCGTGCCCGTGCATCCGCGCGCGGAGACCGTGCACGGCGAGCAGGGCTACCGGTCGCTGGCGGAGATCCCGTTCGACGTCGACGTGGTCGACGTCTTCGTCAACTCCGGGCAGGCCGGGGGGATCGCCGACCAGGCCGTGCATATCGGTGCCAGGGCGGTGTGGTTCCAGCTCGGCGTCGTCGACCACGACGCGTACCGCCGGGTGCGCGAGGCCGGCCTCGCCATGGTGATGGACCACTGCCCCGCGATCGAGTGGCCCCGCCTCGGCCCGTCCACCTGA